Proteins encoded together in one Salarchaeum sp. JOR-1 window:
- a CDS encoding DUF5830 family protein, whose amino-acid sequence MDAVEAGVELLAAMDDDTLSVADAVDRLEAVTTHPEKTRRILDEAESRGIIDRDGSEVTFNKGGYGGFDPDIVTKEGDFTCRRCGTGISTGYFLNLETGELGPFGSSCVRKVTGRE is encoded by the coding sequence ATGGACGCGGTCGAAGCGGGCGTCGAACTCCTCGCCGCGATGGACGACGACACGCTCTCCGTCGCGGACGCCGTCGACCGACTCGAAGCCGTCACCACCCATCCCGAGAAGACCCGGCGCATCCTCGACGAGGCCGAATCCCGCGGCATCATCGACCGAGACGGCAGCGAGGTCACGTTCAACAAAGGCGGCTACGGCGGCTTCGACCCCGACATCGTCACGAAGGAAGGCGACTTCACGTGTCGACGCTGCGGCACCGGCATCTCCACCGGCTACTTCCTCAACCTCGAAACGGGCGAACTCGGCCCATTCGGCTCTTCTTGCGTCCGCAAAGTCACTGGTCGCGAATAG
- a CDS encoding universal stress protein: MYDRILLATDGSEASAEAVEHAVALAEATGATLHALYVVDEDVYSAYSGDEYVQEHEGLESGLVESGEDALAAVESAADDVDVVTELVHGRPSDEILAYGNEHDVDLIVVGTRERSAAYRNLLGSVTERVVRIASRPVTVVKTQVD, from the coding sequence ATGTACGACCGTATTCTCTTGGCGACGGACGGGAGCGAGGCGTCCGCGGAGGCAGTCGAGCACGCGGTGGCGTTGGCGGAGGCGACGGGTGCGACGCTGCACGCGCTGTACGTGGTGGATGAGGACGTGTACTCGGCGTACTCGGGCGACGAGTACGTGCAGGAGCACGAGGGATTGGAGAGCGGGCTGGTGGAGTCCGGTGAGGACGCGCTCGCGGCGGTCGAGTCGGCGGCCGACGACGTGGACGTGGTGACCGAACTGGTGCACGGGCGGCCGTCGGACGAGATTCTCGCGTACGGGAACGAGCACGACGTCGACCTCATCGTCGTCGGGACGCGCGAGCGGTCGGCGGCGTACCGGAACCTCCTCGGGAGCGTGACGGAGCGCGTCGTCCGCATCGCGTCGCGGCCGGTGACGGTCGTGAAGACCCAGGTCGACTAG
- a CDS encoding TVP38/TMEM64 family protein, translating to MVSVAGRTLLAALAGVCVLALALLVPEGVLARVRGVVASPWFPLILVGLYVVRPFLAWPVSALSVLVGYKYGLALGVPVALLGAAGTSLIPYYVGDRLPTAGRVLGRVRSGGERYFAAAGDTRGVVAARLAPTPAEVVSAGAGIAGVPLRAFVAGTLVGELPWTIAAVGVGASLESFSLRSAFDPVLVGACVLLAALLLARPLYRSRRR from the coding sequence ATGGTGTCGGTGGCGGGCCGGACGCTGCTCGCGGCGCTGGCGGGCGTCTGCGTGCTCGCACTGGCTCTGCTCGTTCCGGAGGGCGTGCTGGCGCGGGTGCGCGGGGTCGTGGCGAGCCCGTGGTTTCCCTTGATTCTCGTGGGTTTGTACGTCGTGCGGCCGTTCCTCGCGTGGCCGGTGTCCGCCCTCTCGGTGCTCGTCGGGTACAAGTACGGTCTCGCGCTCGGCGTGCCGGTAGCCCTCCTGGGCGCGGCCGGAACGAGCCTGATCCCGTACTACGTCGGCGACCGGCTGCCGACCGCCGGGCGCGTGCTCGGCCGCGTTCGCTCCGGCGGGGAGCGGTACTTCGCGGCCGCAGGCGACACCCGGGGCGTCGTCGCGGCGCGTCTCGCGCCGACCCCGGCGGAAGTCGTGTCCGCGGGCGCAGGTATCGCTGGTGTCCCGCTGCGCGCGTTCGTCGCCGGGACGCTTGTGGGGGAGCTCCCGTGGACGATAGCCGCAGTTGGTGTCGGCGCCTCGCTCGAGTCGTTCAGCCTCCGGAGCGCGTTCGACCCGGTGCTCGTCGGCGCGTGCGTCCTGCTCGCCGCCCTCCTGCTCGCGAGGCCGCTGTATCGTTCGCGCCGCCGCTAA
- a CDS encoding archaeal proteasome endopeptidase complex subunit alpha, with translation MEDQQAYDRGTTIFSPDGRLYQVEYAREAVGQGAPVVGVRGGDAVVLAAAPDAGSPLVETDSIEKLHRVDAHLAVGTAGHAADARRLVDIARQTAQEERVRYEEPMAADALATALADHVQERTQTGGARPYGTALLVAGNADGPTLVEVDPSGATREWRANALGDGAPDAQEHLEATYEDGLAAEDAEELALDALDAAVGDDHPTETVTVTAAGAAFTET, from the coding sequence ATGGAAGACCAGCAGGCGTACGACCGCGGCACCACCATCTTCTCGCCGGACGGCAGGCTCTACCAGGTCGAGTACGCCCGGGAGGCCGTCGGACAGGGCGCGCCCGTCGTCGGCGTCCGGGGCGGCGACGCGGTCGTGCTCGCCGCCGCACCCGACGCCGGGTCGCCGCTCGTCGAGACGGACAGCATCGAGAAACTCCACCGCGTGGACGCCCACCTCGCCGTCGGCACCGCCGGGCACGCCGCGGACGCCCGCCGCCTCGTGGACATCGCCCGCCAGACCGCCCAGGAAGAGCGCGTGCGGTACGAGGAACCGATGGCTGCGGACGCGCTCGCCACCGCGCTCGCCGACCACGTCCAGGAGCGCACGCAGACTGGGGGCGCGCGGCCGTACGGCACCGCGCTCCTCGTCGCCGGGAACGCGGACGGCCCGACGCTCGTGGAAGTAGACCCCTCGGGCGCGACCCGCGAGTGGCGCGCGAACGCCCTCGGCGACGGCGCACCGGACGCGCAGGAACACCTCGAAGCGACCTACGAAGACGGACTCGCCGCGGAGGACGCCGAGGAACTCGCGCTCGACGCGCTCGACGCCGCGGTCGGCGACGACCACCCGACGGAGACCGTCACGGTCACCGCGGCCGGCGCGGCGTTCACTGAGACGTAG
- a CDS encoding proteasome subunit beta yields METPQEPDPVGRRALHESNPGLVSPGSGDGAETGTTVVGVAAGESVVLAADRRASIGGRVVTNKHVRKVEPVHPTAAAALSGTVGHLQQFVRLLRAETRLYADRRDTAPSMTALSTLAGNVLRNAGLQVSPLLGGVDDTGGHVFEVDGAGGVLRDTYAAGGSGMQLAYGALEDAYRDDLTTEDARAVAASAVGSASERDTASGNGVTVATVTREGVQVDEYAGAGEVA; encoded by the coding sequence ATGGAGACACCACAGGAACCCGACCCGGTCGGTCGGCGCGCGCTCCACGAATCGAACCCAGGTCTCGTCTCGCCCGGATCCGGCGACGGCGCGGAGACCGGAACCACCGTCGTCGGCGTCGCCGCCGGCGAGAGCGTCGTGCTCGCGGCCGACCGACGCGCCAGCATCGGCGGCCGCGTCGTCACCAACAAGCACGTCCGGAAGGTCGAACCCGTGCACCCGACCGCCGCCGCGGCGCTCTCCGGCACCGTCGGCCACCTCCAGCAGTTCGTTCGCCTCCTCCGCGCCGAAACTCGGTTGTACGCCGACCGCCGCGACACAGCCCCATCGATGACCGCGCTCTCCACGCTCGCCGGAAACGTCCTCCGGAACGCCGGCCTGCAGGTCAGCCCCCTGCTCGGCGGCGTCGACGACACCGGCGGCCACGTCTTCGAGGTGGACGGCGCGGGCGGCGTGCTCCGCGACACGTACGCCGCCGGCGGGAGCGGGATGCAACTCGCGTACGGCGCGCTCGAAGACGCCTACCGCGACGACCTCACGACCGAAGACGCGCGAGCGGTCGCCGCGTCCGCGGTGGGGAGCGCGAGCGAGCGCGACACCGCGAGCGGGAACGGCGTCACCGTCGCCACCGTCACCCGCGAGGGCGTGCAGGTCGACGAGTACGCCGGCGCCGGGGAGGTGGCCTGA